ACTAGTGATCAGGCATTTTACCAGCACAGATGACATTGGAGCATGCCATGTATTATTTATAAATGTACAGGACAAAAAAAAATTACAACAGGCCATCGCCAGTTTAAAAGGAAAAAATATTCTTACAGTTAGCGATGATGCTGCTATTCTGCCTTCTGGAGGAATGGTGCATTTCATAATTAAGAATGATAAGATACAATTGCAGGTGAACCTTGAAGCTGTAAAAGCAGCCAATCTTACCATGAGTTCAAAATTGTTGAGGTTGGTTGAAATTTATGAGCCGGAAAAATAATAGAAGATGCTATTTAAAAATTTGCCCATACAAAAGAAGTTAATGAGGATAAATTTCCTCATCAGCCTCATTATATTAATTGTGATGGGCATCTCTTTTTTAGCATTTGAACTATATGTATTCAAAAAATCCAACACTGAAAAGTTAATTACTATTGGCAAGATGATCGCTTCGAATAGCTCGGCTGCACTTGCTTTTGACGATGCACAAACAGCCACAGAAATTCTTAACGGGCTTAAAGAAGAATCTCATATTACCGCCGGTGTTTTGTATAAAAATGAGGTAGTATTTGCAAAATTTTCCATTACTAACAGTGATCCTTTACCCTTAAAACCCGGTACAGAAGGCATTCATTTTACTTCAAATTCTATCGAGGGATTTGAGCCTGTACTGCAAGGAAATAAAAAACTAGGAACATTATATCTGCGTTCTGATCTAAAAGGGATCTATACCCGCCTGCAATTGTATGGTATTGTTATACTATTTGTGGTTTTGCTTTCTTTTTCATTAGCTTATTTGCTGGCAAGGGTTTTACAAAAAAGTGTTTCAACGCCGGTCAAGCTGTTATCGGAAACCGTTAAAAAGATCACAGAAAAAGGAAATTATTCGTTTCGGGCAACCAAAATAAGTGAAGACGAGTTGGGTTCTTTAACGGATAATTTCAATAGCATGCTGCAAAAAATTCAAGAGCAAAATCAACTGCTAAGCGACTTTGCACAAAATCTTGAACAAAAAGTATATGAACGAACCATTGAGCTGGAAACAGCCAATAAAGACATGGAATCTTTTTCCTATTCTATTTCTCACGATCTGCGTGCACCCTTACGAAGTATCATTGGCTTTTCTACAATACTGGAGGAAGATTACGCCAACAAATTAGATGACGAAGCAAAAAGGATCACTTCTATCATTAAAACAAATACCACTAAAATGGGTTTATTGATAGATGACCTTCTATCTTTTTCAAGAACAGGCAGGCAGGGAATCATTAAAACCAATATCGAC
The Ferruginibacter albus DNA segment above includes these coding regions:
- a CDS encoding YfiR family protein, which produces MQALKNISYKVLCTLILLMCSDFYSLAKTEQSREFQVKAVFLFNFTQFVDWPPASFTSSHSNIVIGILGTDPFGSYLEQTIEGEKANGHPLVIRHFTSTDDIGACHVLFINVQDKKKLQQAIASLKGKNILTVSDDAAILPSGGMVHFIIKNDKIQLQVNLEAVKAANLTMSSKLLRLVEIYEPEK
- a CDS encoding ATP-binding protein, producing MRINFLISLIILIVMGISFLAFELYVFKKSNTEKLITIGKMIASNSSAALAFDDAQTATEILNGLKEESHITAGVLYKNEVVFAKFSITNSDPLPLKPGTEGIHFTSNSIEGFEPVLQGNKKLGTLYLRSDLKGIYTRLQLYGIVILFVVLLSFSLAYLLARVLQKSVSTPVKLLSETVKKITEKGNYSFRATKISEDELGSLTDNFNSMLQKIQEQNQLLSDFAQNLEQKVYERTIELETANKDMESFSYSISHDLRAPLRSIIGFSTILEEDYANKLDDEAKRITSIIKTNTTKMGLLIDDLLSFSRTGRQGIIKTNIDSDLLVHEIVAELEMKSENKKIEWVIHSLPKINADINSLRQVWVNLVSNAIKYSSTKPIPHIEIGSFLQDEQIAFFIRDNGVGFDEKYKNKLFKVFQRLHTTDEFEGTGVGLAIVEKVISKHGGKVWVEAALDKGATFYFSLPN